In Persephonella sp., one genomic interval encodes:
- a CDS encoding Uma2 family endonuclease: protein MEAVMNKKTKTRKRIPKYLIYEMRKGSPIYYRDYDKVISGEKTTEEIMGSSELQALLVMIISNYIYNSLKKKYFVFGHEIGYKFAPRSWYNLDIAIIEKEKLKKISDKYLTIPPKVIIEIDTKADLRKFENPQDYFHRKTQDLLDSGVEKVIWIFTQDKKVWVAERGKRWIITDWDDTIDVIDNLKLNIENLLKEEGIKF from the coding sequence ATGGAAGCTGTAATGAACAAAAAAACAAAGACAAGAAAAAGAATTCCTAAGTATCTCATATACGAGATGAGAAAAGGCTCACCTATTTATTACCGGGATTATGACAAAGTAATATCAGGGGAGAAAACAACGGAGGAAATTATGGGGAGTAGTGAATTACAGGCACTTTTAGTAATGATTATTTCTAATTATATTTACAATTCTCTGAAGAAAAAATATTTTGTTTTTGGTCATGAAATTGGCTACAAATTTGCTCCACGTAGCTGGTATAACCTTGATATAGCAATAATAGAAAAAGAAAAACTCAAAAAAATATCAGATAAATATCTAACCATTCCTCCAAAGGTTATTATAGAAATTGATACTAAGGCAGACCTTAGAAAATTTGAAAATCCACAGGATTACTTCCATAGGAAAACTCAGGATTTACTCGATAGCGGAGTTGAAAAGGTGATATGGATTTTTACACAGGATAAGAAAGTCTGGGTTGCAGAAAGAGGCAAAAGATGGATTATAACAGACTGGGACGACACAATTGATGTTATAGATAATTTAAAACTTAATATTGAAAATCTTCTAAAGGAGGAAGGAATAAAGTTCTAA
- the uvrC gene encoding excinuclease ABC subunit UvrC → MKDAVPSDNFQILKKYIDKAPEEPGVYLFKDNSGKHIYIGKAKNLKSRLKGHWQNLKLDPKEKRIFEESSRIEWIITKSDYEAFVLENELIKQYKPKYNVRLKSGSGYPMLVITDDEYPTVLISRKYGEIKGEYFGPFLPARTARAMKDLIHKLFKLRTCDPLPKRNIVCFDYHLGLCSAPCVNKISKKDYNFDVKAAKAFLSGNVKKVIYQLYDRIEEYTSKMMFEKAAIVRDQITAMENLVQKQEVLGLPFEEADLFYFAGNKVLLVIIRGHRIVGKNFIDITRQGLEDSFYDAVITGYYSRGNFIPEIVISNQPLSEKENIQKWLSNKKGKQVQIEYQIPEQIISFIERNFSFIDLTDIKKKFAEVFGFQLPERIEGFDISTLQGEFTVGSCVVWENGEMNKKEYRRFRVKTVKGVDDYASLREVLYRRFKRYKEFEKLPLVLIDGGKGQLKQGLIVKDALGLENLRVFSIAKKEEIIYTDDGKEVRLFDHKELLKLFTTIRDEAHRFAISYNRKLREKEGLKEVLDNIKGIGKKRKEILYRTYKTIDRIAMAKVEELEKLGIPRKVARNIKDYLSK, encoded by the coding sequence ATGAAGGATGCTGTGCCCTCTGATAACTTTCAAATACTAAAAAAATACATAGATAAAGCCCCTGAGGAACCGGGGGTTTATCTGTTTAAAGATAATTCAGGAAAGCATATCTATATAGGCAAGGCAAAAAATCTAAAATCCCGTCTAAAAGGACACTGGCAGAATTTAAAATTAGACCCGAAAGAAAAAAGGATTTTTGAGGAAAGCTCAAGAATAGAATGGATTATCACAAAATCCGATTATGAAGCTTTCGTCCTTGAAAATGAACTTATAAAACAGTATAAACCTAAATACAATGTCCGTCTTAAATCCGGCTCCGGTTATCCTATGCTGGTCATTACCGATGATGAGTATCCAACGGTATTAATCAGCAGAAAATACGGCGAGATTAAAGGGGAATATTTTGGGCCCTTCTTACCTGCCAGAACTGCACGGGCTATGAAGGATTTAATTCATAAATTATTTAAACTTAGAACCTGTGACCCTTTACCAAAAAGGAATATTGTCTGTTTTGATTATCATCTTGGGCTTTGTTCTGCTCCTTGTGTAAATAAAATCTCAAAAAAGGATTACAACTTTGATGTAAAAGCTGCTAAAGCATTTTTATCCGGAAATGTGAAAAAAGTTATCTACCAGCTTTATGACAGGATTGAGGAATATACATCAAAAATGATGTTTGAAAAAGCTGCGATTGTTCGTGACCAGATTACAGCAATGGAAAATCTGGTGCAAAAACAGGAAGTTTTAGGACTTCCTTTTGAAGAGGCAGACCTTTTTTATTTTGCAGGAAATAAAGTTTTGCTGGTAATAATCAGGGGACACAGAATAGTAGGAAAAAATTTTATAGATATCACCCGACAAGGCTTAGAAGATAGCTTTTACGATGCAGTTATTACAGGCTACTACTCACGGGGAAATTTTATTCCGGAAATAGTAATCTCAAACCAGCCTTTATCAGAAAAGGAAAATATACAAAAATGGCTATCTAACAAGAAAGGCAAACAAGTCCAGATTGAGTATCAGATTCCGGAGCAGATAATAAGTTTTATAGAAAGGAATTTTTCATTTATTGATTTAACAGATATTAAGAAAAAATTTGCTGAAGTTTTTGGCTTCCAACTCCCTGAAAGGATTGAAGGATTTGATATATCAACCTTGCAGGGAGAGTTTACAGTCGGTTCTTGCGTAGTCTGGGAAAATGGAGAGATGAATAAAAAAGAATACAGAAGATTCAGGGTAAAGACCGTCAAAGGTGTTGATGATTATGCATCTTTAAGGGAAGTTTTATATAGAAGATTTAAAAGATACAAAGAGTTTGAAAAACTTCCTCTTGTGCTTATTGACGGAGGAAAAGGACAGCTTAAACAAGGGCTAATCGTAAAAGATGCTCTGGGGCTGGAAAATCTCCGTGTGTTTTCAATAGCCAAAAAAGAAGAGATTATCTATACAGATGACGGTAAGGAAGTTCGTCTGTTTGACCATAAGGAACTGCTTAAATTATTTACAACTATAAGAGATGAAGCCCATAGATTTGCAATTTCTTATAATAGGAAACTTCGGGAAAAAGAAGGACTTAAAGAAGTTTTGGACAATATAAAAGGAATAGGCAAAAAAAGAAAAGAAATTTTATACAGAACCTATAAAACCATAGACAGAATTGCCATGGCAAAAGTTGAAGAACTGGAAAAATTAGGCATCCCCAGAAAAGTAGCCCGGAATATTAAAGATTATTTATCAAAATAA
- the typA gene encoding translational GTPase TypA, whose translation MKQTQKAVRNDVRNIAIIAHVDHGKTTLVDALLKQSGTFRENEEVEERIMDNIDLERERGITIMAKNTAIYYKGIKINIVDTPGHADFGGEVERTLKMVDGVILLVDAAEGPMPQTRFVLQKALEAGLTPLVVINKIDRPDSRINQVIDEIYDLFIDLDATEEQLDFPIIYAIGKDGIAKKELDDDSKDLRPLFEEIINYMPPPEYDPDKGFQFLITSLDYDNYVGRLAIGRVFNGSVKVNQQVSVVKPDGRIVKGIVRNIYTYEGLKRVETREAKAGDIIAIAGIDDIQIGDTIADAENPEALPPITVEEPTISMVFSVNDSPFAGRSGKFLTSRHLRERLYKETLTNVALRVEDTDNPEAFLVKGRGELQLAILAEMMRREGYEFQVSKPEVIIKEENGVKLEPVERVLIDIPEEFIGTVTEKLGARKGKMINMINHGSGRVRLEFLIPSRGLIGYRSEFKTDTKGEGIINTIFDSWQPWSGDIRIRQNGALVADRKGVATPYAIYSLQDRGIFFIPPGTEVYEGMVIGEHNRDNDLWVNITREKKLTNVRAAANDENIKVVPHKVMDFEKAMEWITDDELIEVTPDAIRIRKKQLRKP comes from the coding sequence TTGAAACAGACACAAAAAGCAGTTAGAAATGATGTTCGGAATATTGCTATCATTGCCCATGTTGACCATGGGAAGACTACCCTTGTTGATGCCCTTCTAAAGCAAAGCGGAACATTCAGGGAAAATGAGGAAGTAGAAGAAAGAATAATGGATAATATTGATCTGGAAAGGGAAAGGGGCATCACAATAATGGCCAAAAATACGGCTATTTACTACAAGGGTATCAAAATAAATATCGTTGACACACCGGGACACGCTGATTTTGGTGGCGAGGTTGAAAGAACATTAAAAATGGTTGACGGGGTTATTCTTCTCGTTGATGCAGCAGAAGGTCCAATGCCCCAAACAAGATTTGTTCTGCAAAAAGCCCTTGAAGCAGGATTAACACCACTTGTTGTGATAAACAAGATTGACAGACCTGACAGCCGTATAAATCAGGTTATTGATGAGATATACGACCTGTTCATAGATCTTGATGCCACAGAAGAACAATTGGATTTCCCAATTATTTATGCGATAGGAAAAGACGGAATTGCTAAAAAAGAGCTTGATGATGACAGTAAAGATTTAAGACCTTTATTTGAGGAAATAATAAACTATATGCCCCCTCCAGAATACGACCCTGATAAAGGTTTTCAGTTTTTAATTACATCTCTTGATTATGATAACTACGTCGGAAGACTGGCAATAGGCAGAGTATTTAATGGTAGTGTAAAAGTTAATCAGCAAGTTTCGGTAGTTAAACCTGACGGCAGAATAGTAAAGGGAATAGTCCGTAATATATATACCTATGAAGGTTTAAAAAGGGTGGAAACAAGAGAAGCAAAAGCAGGAGATATTATTGCTATTGCCGGAATTGATGATATCCAGATAGGAGATACAATAGCCGATGCTGAAAATCCAGAGGCATTACCACCTATCACAGTAGAAGAACCTACAATATCTATGGTTTTTTCTGTAAATGACTCTCCATTTGCAGGTAGAAGCGGGAAATTCTTAACCTCAAGACATTTAAGGGAAAGGTTATACAAAGAAACCCTTACAAATGTTGCCCTTAGAGTTGAAGATACAGATAATCCGGAGGCATTTCTGGTCAAAGGCAGAGGCGAACTTCAGCTGGCAATTCTTGCTGAAATGATGCGTAGAGAAGGATATGAGTTTCAGGTATCAAAACCGGAAGTAATCATAAAAGAGGAAAACGGGGTTAAACTTGAGCCGGTAGAAAGGGTTTTAATTGATATTCCTGAAGAGTTTATCGGAACAGTTACGGAAAAGTTAGGCGCAAGAAAAGGAAAAATGATAAATATGATAAACCACGGCAGTGGCAGAGTTAGACTGGAGTTTCTTATTCCTTCAAGAGGATTAATCGGTTATAGGTCAGAGTTCAAAACAGATACAAAAGGGGAAGGAATAATAAACACTATATTTGACAGCTGGCAACCCTGGTCTGGTGATATAAGAATTAGACAAAATGGTGCCCTTGTTGCTGATAGAAAAGGAGTTGCTACCCCATATGCTATATATTCATTGCAGGATAGGGGAATATTTTTTATTCCACCGGGAACAGAAGTTTATGAAGGAATGGTAATAGGAGAGCATAACAGGGATAATGACCTTTGGGTAAATATCACAAGGGAGAAAAAACTTACAAATGTCCGTGCAGCTGCAAATGATGAAAATATAAAAGTTGTGCCCCATAAAGTAATGGACTTTGAAAAGGCTATGGAATGGATAACAGATGATGAACTTATAGAAGTTACTCCGGATGCAATAAGAATTAGAAAAAAACAGCTTAGAAAACCATAA
- a CDS encoding DUF445 family protein: MGEIVQFLIPSVLGAFIGYITNYLAIKMLFRPFEEKRIFGVKIPFTPGLIPKRRKEIAISLAKTIEEHLFTTEKLHKLFEESGYKERLQKRVEIVLDQLIDEILEDLVKSVKSGISIGKFNIKTTIVATALEKAIEKLSENLKEKLKDKLLEKASDNIEKNIEEELPQILSQLNIEKMVVDTLMEMDIQTLEEIVIGFSEKQLKHITYTGAVLGFLIGLLQSILYLLH, from the coding sequence ATGGGCGAAATAGTTCAGTTTTTAATACCCTCGGTTTTGGGAGCTTTCATAGGATATATAACAAACTATCTTGCTATAAAAATGTTATTCCGTCCTTTTGAGGAAAAGAGAATATTCGGGGTAAAAATCCCTTTCACCCCGGGACTTATTCCCAAAAGAAGAAAAGAGATAGCTATATCCCTTGCAAAAACAATAGAAGAGCATCTTTTTACCACAGAAAAACTCCATAAACTTTTTGAAGAAAGTGGTTATAAAGAAAGATTACAAAAAAGAGTAGAAATTGTCCTTGACCAGCTAATAGATGAGATATTGGAGGACTTAGTAAAATCAGTTAAAAGCGGTATATCCATTGGAAAATTTAATATTAAAACAACTATTGTAGCCACAGCCCTTGAAAAAGCTATTGAAAAACTTTCAGAGAATCTAAAGGAAAAACTCAAAGATAAACTCCTTGAAAAAGCCTCTGATAACATAGAGAAAAATATAGAGGAAGAATTGCCACAAATTCTATCCCAACTTAATATTGAAAAAATGGTTGTTGATACACTCATGGAGATGGATATTCAAACTTTGGAAGAAATTGTCATAGGATTTTCTGAGAAACAATTAAAACATATCACCTATACAGGAGCCGTTCTGGGATTTTTAATTGGATTGTTGCAGAGTATTTTATACTTGTTACACTAA
- a CDS encoding ABC transporter permease, which translates to MREILYYIKKNKLAYVSLYVLGILYFLAIFADFIAPYPYDIQHRDTPYHPPTQIHFFDKDGNFHLRPFVYKYKLVDPVFKKYKIDYSKKYPIYFFVEGEKHYLLGFIPTNIHLFGVKQGKIFLLGADNLGRDIFSRLLYGARISLSIGIVGVLLSFSIGAIVGGISGYFGGRVDNILMRLSEIIMSFPGFYLMLALRAIFPITLSSVQVYFLIVVILSFIGWAGLARVIRGMVLSIREQEFVLAAKSYGASSLRIITRHIIPNTFSYLLIAATLSIPGYILGESALSLLGLGIQEPYASWGNMLAAARSISAISNYPWILAPGIAIFITILAFNLLGDALRDALDPKLRKNL; encoded by the coding sequence ATGAGAGAAATTCTATACTACATAAAGAAAAATAAACTGGCTTATGTTTCCCTATATGTGCTGGGAATACTATATTTTCTGGCAATATTTGCTGATTTTATAGCTCCATATCCTTATGATATACAGCATCGGGATACACCTTACCATCCACCTACGCAGATACATTTCTTTGATAAAGATGGAAATTTTCATTTAAGACCGTTTGTTTATAAATATAAATTGGTTGACCCGGTATTTAAAAAATACAAAATTGATTATTCCAAAAAATACCCGATTTACTTTTTTGTAGAAGGTGAAAAGCATTATTTACTTGGATTTATTCCTACAAATATTCACTTGTTTGGTGTAAAGCAGGGAAAAATATTTCTTCTCGGAGCTGACAATTTAGGCAGAGATATATTTTCACGGCTTTTATACGGCGCCAGAATTTCTCTATCTATTGGGATCGTGGGGGTTCTACTTTCCTTTTCTATAGGTGCAATTGTAGGAGGTATTTCCGGTTATTTTGGGGGTAGAGTTGATAATATTCTGATGAGATTATCTGAAATTATAATGTCTTTCCCGGGATTTTATCTAATGCTGGCTTTAAGGGCAATTTTCCCTATTACTCTGTCTTCTGTGCAGGTATATTTCTTGATTGTTGTTATCCTTTCATTTATTGGTTGGGCTGGTCTGGCACGGGTAATCAGAGGAATGGTTTTATCTATAAGAGAACAAGAGTTTGTCCTTGCTGCCAAAAGTTATGGTGCATCTTCACTCAGAATAATAACCCGCCATATAATTCCTAATACTTTTTCTTACCTGTTAATTGCTGCCACTTTGTCAATTCCCGGATATATTCTTGGTGAAAGTGCCCTTTCGTTGCTTGGTCTTGGTATTCAGGAACCTTATGCAAGCTGGGGAAATATGCTTGCAGCTGCACGGAGTATATCAGCCATATCAAACTATCCATGGATACTTGCTCCGGGAATAGCAATATTCATTACAATTCTGGCTTTTAACCTGCTGGGAGATGCTTTGAGAGATGCATTAGACCCTAAATTGAGAAAAAATTTATAA
- a CDS encoding ABC transporter permease, with product MFLYIVKRLIQMIPLVIGITFISFIIIQMAPGDYLDQLRMNPQISKETLRELERAYGLDQPILVQYFKWLINALKFDLGYSFSYHLPVIELIKERVGNTLFLSITSALMAWLLAVPMGIWAALNPNRWIDKFIQLFSFTFMSIPNFFLAFLLLFVAVKTGLFPTGGATSPDYDQLSLTGKIIDRLWHVSLPAFVLAVGSLAGIVRLVRSAMIEALHSEYVMFARAKGLPEKQVIFRHALRNALNPFITLLGFEIANLLSGAALIEIIVNWPGMGMLMLDAVLSQDLYLVMGGLYIGAIMLIIGNLIADILLAKLDPRVRQREIEGVLK from the coding sequence TTGTTTTTATATATAGTTAAAAGACTTATTCAGATGATACCCCTCGTTATAGGGATTACATTTATCTCATTTATTATTATCCAGATGGCTCCCGGTGATTATTTAGACCAGCTCAGGATGAACCCCCAGATTTCAAAGGAAACTTTAAGAGAGCTTGAGAGGGCATACGGTTTAGACCAGCCTATTTTAGTGCAATATTTTAAATGGCTTATTAATGCTTTAAAATTTGATTTAGGGTATTCATTTTCATATCATCTGCCTGTTATTGAGCTTATTAAAGAACGGGTAGGAAATACTCTATTTTTATCTATAACATCAGCTTTAATGGCGTGGCTACTTGCTGTGCCGATGGGAATATGGGCTGCATTAAATCCAAACAGATGGATTGATAAGTTTATACAACTGTTTTCATTTACATTTATGTCTATTCCTAACTTTTTTCTGGCATTTTTACTTTTGTTTGTTGCGGTTAAAACCGGATTGTTTCCGACAGGTGGGGCAACCTCACCGGATTATGATCAACTAAGCCTGACAGGAAAAATCATAGACCGATTATGGCATGTATCTCTGCCTGCCTTTGTTCTGGCAGTTGGCTCTCTGGCAGGAATAGTTAGACTTGTTAGAAGTGCTATGATTGAGGCTTTACATTCTGAATATGTTATGTTTGCCAGAGCAAAGGGATTGCCGGAAAAACAAGTAATATTCAGGCACGCCCTTAGAAATGCATTAAATCCATTTATTACTCTTCTTGGTTTTGAAATTGCTAATTTGCTATCTGGGGCAGCACTTATTGAGATTATTGTTAATTGGCCGGGAATGGGAATGCTTATGCTTGATGCAGTTTTATCACAGGATTTATATCTAGTTATGGGTGGATTGTATATTGGTGCTATTATGTTGATTATTGGTAATCTGATAGCTGATATACTACTTGCCAAACTTGACCCAAGGGTAAGACAAAGGGAAATTGAAGGTGTTTTGAAATAA
- a CDS encoding citryl-CoA lyase, translating to MEKKKWRTAISWHFDKEAYVRGYNLRELVKNLTFTEAIYLVLKGELPDEKEKRMLDAIFVATIEHSIAPPSIIAARAVISGGNSLHVGVGAGILAFGEAHGGALEGAMRFLQENIDKDPEETVKEYFSQGKRIPGYGHRYYKEADPRTQTLFEIAKETGFYGKYCQFAEEVEKAIEKIKGKKLVMNVDGAIAAIVSEMGFDWRLGKGFFIIGRVPGIVAHVYEELTMEKPFSKRLDEEKEVEYLGEKPRELPDKYKR from the coding sequence TTGGAAAAGAAAAAATGGAGAACGGCAATAAGCTGGCATTTTGATAAAGAGGCTTATGTAAGGGGATATAATCTGAGGGAACTGGTAAAAAATCTAACCTTTACAGAAGCTATATATCTTGTTCTTAAAGGAGAACTTCCTGATGAAAAAGAAAAAAGAATGTTAGATGCCATATTTGTTGCAACAATTGAACATTCAATCGCTCCCCCTTCTATTATTGCAGCCCGTGCTGTTATAAGCGGAGGAAATTCTTTGCATGTTGGGGTTGGTGCCGGTATTCTTGCCTTTGGGGAAGCCCATGGTGGTGCACTGGAAGGTGCTATGAGATTTTTACAGGAAAATATAGACAAAGACCCTGAAGAAACTGTAAAAGAATATTTTTCGCAGGGAAAAAGAATTCCCGGATATGGTCATAGATACTACAAAGAAGCAGACCCAAGAACACAGACATTATTTGAAATAGCAAAGGAAACAGGATTTTACGGAAAATACTGTCAGTTTGCAGAGGAAGTAGAAAAAGCCATAGAAAAAATCAAAGGTAAAAAATTGGTAATGAATGTTGACGGAGCAATAGCAGCAATAGTATCAGAGATGGGATTTGACTGGAGACTGGGGAAGGGATTTTTTATTATAGGTAGAGTTCCGGGAATAGTTGCCCATGTTTATGAAGAGCTAACAATGGAAAAACCATTTTCAAAAAGACTTGATGAAGAAAAAGAGGTTGAATATTTAGGAGAAAAACCAAGAGAACTTCCGGATAAATATAAAAGATGA
- a CDS encoding ATP-binding protein, whose translation MTDFDKTYSDFQRRRRNIFIISVTVFVFIVGNLYIFKEISKVKDVFNPYIFLIIINIDVVFFLAILAISLRHLIKLFFEKRETTGKLRRKLSFILISMVIIPAMILSVASISLISNATNLWFSGKVEKALDLTQKIIDEDIKTYSQLLDEVVYMIDTKKITPYEAFKKFKINSMIILDKNKKPIMIYGKPKKLVEDFDFKLKKYIFEENGQYFLRYIRKYQKDKYIIIEYRLPPLLSRYKQEINYISDIYSKFRYYKNPIRVSYIVTMLTITMFVIFAALWFAQYVVRNLTYPLERLVDASKKLAQGNLNVKVDIKAPDEIGILIDEFNHMVKELKALYLQLERSNKELKENKEYLEAILENARTGVIYSDKYGRIEKINKAAAEILGIDPSQIKGKDIEEFMKSIGLDIKNIEKEQTINVDGKIIIARITKLSNKGYVLVFDDITDVVAAEKVLAWKEIAQRIAHEIKNPLTPIRLSAERIKRQYHNGNPKFPEILEKAVNVIFTEVDHLSKLVKEFGQFAASGRQITKNEINLKQLIKEIADSYQSEKFKIEVDISDDISLKADKKLLRQAFLNLVQNSYESIDKEIGVLKIKAEKEDGKIIITFKDNGKGIPQSELEKIFIPYYSKKSKGSGLGLAITKEIIENHGGNIKALPSEEGAVFRVELPLS comes from the coding sequence ATGACAGATTTTGACAAAACTTACTCAGACTTTCAAAGAAGACGCCGTAATATTTTTATAATCTCTGTTACAGTTTTTGTTTTTATTGTTGGAAACCTTTATATCTTTAAAGAGATTTCCAAAGTAAAGGATGTCTTTAACCCGTATATTTTCCTAATCATAATAAATATTGATGTTGTATTTTTCCTCGCTATTCTGGCTATATCCCTCAGGCATCTGATAAAACTATTTTTTGAAAAGAGGGAAACAACAGGCAAGCTCAGGCGGAAACTCTCATTTATTTTAATCTCAATGGTCATCATCCCTGCAATGATACTTTCGGTTGCATCTATAAGCCTTATATCAAATGCAACAAACCTGTGGTTTAGTGGTAAAGTAGAAAAAGCATTAGACCTTACCCAAAAAATAATAGATGAAGATATCAAAACATATTCCCAGCTACTTGATGAAGTTGTCTATATGATAGACACAAAAAAAATAACCCCTTACGAAGCATTTAAAAAATTCAAGATAAACTCAATGATAATCCTTGATAAAAACAAGAAACCTATAATGATTTATGGCAAACCTAAAAAACTGGTTGAAGATTTTGATTTTAAGCTGAAGAAATACATCTTTGAAGAAAATGGCCAGTATTTTCTCAGGTATATAAGAAAATATCAAAAAGATAAATACATAATAATTGAGTATCGTCTGCCACCTTTATTGTCCAGATATAAACAGGAAATAAACTACATATCAGACATTTATTCAAAATTCAGGTATTACAAAAACCCTATCAGAGTTAGCTATATCGTAACTATGCTCACCATTACCATGTTTGTTATCTTTGCTGCCCTGTGGTTTGCCCAGTATGTTGTTAGAAATCTGACTTATCCCCTTGAAAGGCTTGTTGATGCTTCCAAAAAACTGGCACAGGGAAACCTCAATGTAAAGGTTGATATTAAAGCTCCTGATGAAATAGGTATCCTGATAGACGAATTCAATCATATGGTAAAAGAATTAAAAGCTCTCTACCTCCAGCTTGAAAGAAGTAATAAAGAACTGAAGGAAAATAAAGAATACCTTGAAGCTATACTGGAAAACGCCAGAACAGGTGTTATTTATTCTGACAAATACGGCAGGATAGAAAAAATAAACAAAGCAGCAGCAGAGATATTAGGCATAGATCCTTCACAGATAAAAGGAAAGGACATAGAAGAGTTTATGAAAAGTATAGGCTTAGATATAAAAAATATTGAAAAGGAACAGACCATAAATGTTGATGGAAAGATAATAATAGCCAGAATAACAAAATTATCAAACAAGGGATACGTCCTTGTCTTTGACGATATAACAGATGTTGTAGCTGCAGAAAAAGTCCTTGCGTGGAAGGAGATAGCCCAGAGAATAGCCCATGAAATAAAAAATCCACTTACACCTATTAGACTTTCTGCAGAAAGGATAAAAAGACAGTATCATAACGGCAACCCAAAATTCCCAGAAATTTTGGAAAAAGCTGTTAATGTTATATTCACAGAAGTTGACCATTTATCAAAGCTGGTTAAAGAGTTTGGTCAGTTCGCGGCCTCAGGGAGACAGATAACTAAAAACGAAATTAATCTAAAACAGCTAATCAAAGAAATAGCAGATAGTTATCAATCGGAAAAATTCAAAATAGAAGTAGATATTTCTGATGATATATCCTTAAAAGCGGATAAAAAACTGCTTAGACAGGCATTTTTAAATCTGGTTCAAAATAGCTATGAAAGTATAGATAAAGAAATTGGAGTCTTAAAAATTAAAGCAGAGAAAGAAGACGGCAAGATTATTATTACCTTTAAGGATAACGGAAAAGGAATTCCCCAGTCAGAGCTTGAAAAGATTTTTATTCCTTATTATTCCAAGAAATCAAAAGGTTCAGGCCTTGGCCTTGCCATAACAAAGGAAATCATAGAAAACCATGGTGGAAATATAAAAGCCCTTCCTTCAGAGGAAGGGGCTGTTTTTAGAGTAGAACTACCTTTATCCTGA
- a CDS encoding alpha/beta hydrolase codes for MRAFIPEAVLFLHAFPLNKNMYKYQFEALEKEGIPYIAVDYPGFGEERNFPAEYTVETLTDAILSKVKDLGVKKVIPVGDSMGGYIMFDLWRRYPDIVKGFVFVSTRAEADTEEAKKARYATVEKVEKEGKDFLIEFMLDTQTSPATKADKNKMEELKCIMNQATEEGIIKALKALAIRPDNTGLLSSINVPTIVVAGKDDEKVTPPEIVKKIADGIPNAKFYELANSAHLPPFENPEEFNKLLVSFVKEISG; via the coding sequence ATGAGAGCTTTTATACCTGAGGCAGTTCTTTTTTTACATGCATTTCCATTAAATAAAAATATGTATAAATACCAGTTTGAAGCACTTGAAAAAGAGGGAATTCCTTATATTGCCGTTGATTATCCAGGTTTTGGGGAAGAAAGGAATTTTCCTGCCGAATACACAGTAGAAACCCTTACAGATGCCATTCTGTCAAAAGTAAAAGATTTAGGGGTTAAAAAGGTTATTCCTGTGGGAGATAGCATGGGTGGATATATTATGTTTGACCTATGGAGAAGATATCCGGATATTGTTAAGGGATTTGTTTTTGTCTCCACAAGAGCTGAAGCCGATACAGAAGAAGCCAAAAAGGCAAGATATGCAACCGTAGAAAAAGTGGAAAAAGAAGGAAAGGATTTTCTTATAGAGTTTATGCTTGATACCCAAACATCACCAGCTACTAAGGCAGATAAAAACAAAATGGAAGAACTAAAATGCATAATGAATCAGGCTACAGAAGAGGGAATTATAAAGGCTCTTAAAGCCCTTGCCATAAGACCGGATAATACAGGATTGCTATCAAGCATAAATGTTCCAACAATTGTTGTGGCAGGAAAAGATGATGAAAAAGTTACTCCCCCTGAAATAGTAAAAAAGATTGCAGATGGCATTCCTAATGCAAAATTTTATGAACTTGCTAATAGTGCACATCTGCCACCATTTGAAAATCCTGAAGAGTTCAATAAACTTCTTGTATCTTTTGTTAAGGAAATATCAGGATAA